One region of Thiomonas intermedia genomic DNA includes:
- a CDS encoding FMN-binding negative transcriptional regulator has product MYLPAHFAITQPDEWQRLLRAHPLGILITQTAEGLDANHIPFEFDAAPGGLGRLTGHVARANPVWQQCRNGAEVLVVFRGAGGYISPSWYPSKHETHRQVPTWNYEAVHAHGRLTVHDDERFVRGVVARLTRTHEAHEPRPWKMGDAAPDYIDAMLQTIVGIEITLTRLEGKAKLSQNREPRDRQGAIEALRQRGDRNLSEAMALSLLPESR; this is encoded by the coding sequence ATGTACCTTCCTGCCCACTTCGCCATCACCCAGCCCGACGAATGGCAGCGCCTCCTGCGCGCGCATCCCCTGGGGATACTGATCACGCAGACCGCCGAGGGACTCGACGCCAACCACATCCCTTTCGAGTTCGACGCGGCGCCGGGCGGGCTGGGCAGGCTCACCGGCCACGTGGCCCGCGCCAACCCGGTGTGGCAGCAATGCCGCAACGGCGCCGAGGTGCTGGTCGTCTTCCGTGGCGCCGGGGGCTACATCTCGCCGAGCTGGTATCCGAGCAAGCACGAGACGCATCGGCAGGTGCCCACCTGGAACTACGAAGCCGTCCACGCCCACGGGCGGCTCACCGTGCACGACGACGAGCGTTTCGTGCGCGGGGTGGTGGCCCGGCTCACGCGCACCCATGAGGCGCACGAGCCCCGCCCCTGGAAGATGGGCGACGCCGCGCCCGACTACATCGATGCCATGCTGCAGACCATCGTCGGCATCGAGATCACCCTCACCCGGCTCGAAGGCAAGGCCAAACTGAGCCAGAACCGGGAACCGCGCGACCGTCAGGGCGCCATCGAGGCGCTGCGCCAGCGCGGTGACAGAAACCTGTCCGAAGCGATGGCGCTGAGCCTTCTTCCCGAGTCGCGCTGA
- a CDS encoding cupredoxin domain-containing protein — protein sequence MRRFASFAFAVLMLPASVLAATVQIQIKGMNFHPAAVSVAPGTTVIWTNADAFGHTATSDTRLWDSGMLQPGQTFSHTFDKPGSYPYHCAVHTFMTGVVTVK from the coding sequence ATGCGCCGATTCGCCAGCTTCGCTTTCGCCGTGCTCATGCTGCCCGCCAGCGTTCTAGCGGCCACCGTGCAGATTCAGATCAAGGGCATGAATTTTCATCCGGCCGCGGTCAGCGTGGCGCCGGGCACCACGGTGATCTGGACCAATGCCGACGCCTTCGGCCACACCGCCACCAGCGATACCAGGCTGTGGGATTCGGGCATGCTTCAGCCCGGGCAGACCTTCAGCCATACCTTCGACAAGCCCGGCAGCTATCCGTATCACTGCGCGGTGCATACCTTCATGACCGGGGTGGTGACGGTGAAGTGA
- a CDS encoding CzcE family metal-binding protein, translating into MQKRSVFIVLAGLSMAVAAQAAVPTSLVGDASTPAMATQTLVLTPTTDNVNVDWGQTVDFKLNNQQFAFDFDGVREASRINLQRVAPAGMLDHPVYAYVQDFPHAR; encoded by the coding sequence ATGCAAAAACGCTCTGTCTTCATCGTCCTGGCCGGTCTGTCCATGGCCGTCGCCGCCCAGGCGGCCGTTCCCACCAGTCTTGTCGGCGATGCATCCACGCCGGCCATGGCCACGCAAACCCTGGTCCTCACCCCCACGACCGACAACGTGAACGTGGATTGGGGCCAGACGGTGGACTTCAAGCTCAACAACCAGCAGTTCGCCTTCGATTTCGACGGCGTGCGTGAAGCGTCCAGAATCAATCTGCAGCGCGTGGCGCCTGCGGGCATGCTCGACCATCCCGTCTACGCCTACGTGCAAGACTTCCCGCACGCACGCTGA
- the chrA gene encoding chromate efflux transporter, with protein MSDTTTPPLTDRPGPIFAAFLRLGLTAFGGPIAHLESFRREFVERRGWISAQAYGDLVALCQFLPGPASSQVGMGLGLVRGGLPGAFAAWLGFTLPSALAMAAFALLLTHVGGLTHGGWLHGLKLVAVAVVAQALWGMGRSLCHDRTRASLAVAAAVLAAVVPGVAGQLAVIVLGAVVGRWLIRAPLEAVHAPLQLTLQRRSAWMLLGAFGVLLVGLPVLAASAQQPTLSLLAGFYRAGALVFGGGHVVLPLLQAQVVPGGMDNATFLAGYGAAQAVPGPLFTFAAFLGAASAQGPGGWVGATVALLAIFLPGFLLVAGALPLWNALRSHPALRSALMGINAAVVGLLLAAFYDPVWTAAIHTPRDFALALAALLLLQIWKAPPWAVVLGGAAIMGVLG; from the coding sequence ATGTCCGACACGACAACACCTCCCCTGACCGACCGCCCCGGCCCCATCTTCGCGGCCTTCCTGCGACTGGGCCTGACCGCCTTCGGCGGCCCGATCGCCCACCTGGAGTCTTTCCGCCGCGAGTTCGTCGAGCGGCGCGGCTGGATCTCGGCGCAGGCTTACGGCGATCTGGTGGCGCTGTGCCAGTTCCTGCCCGGCCCGGCCAGTTCCCAGGTGGGCATGGGCCTGGGTCTGGTGCGCGGCGGTCTGCCCGGCGCCTTCGCGGCCTGGCTGGGCTTCACCCTGCCCTCGGCGCTGGCCATGGCGGCGTTCGCCCTGCTGTTGACCCACGTCGGCGGGCTGACTCACGGCGGCTGGCTGCACGGGCTCAAGCTCGTCGCGGTGGCCGTGGTGGCGCAGGCTCTTTGGGGCATGGGCCGCAGCCTCTGCCACGACCGGACGCGCGCCAGTCTGGCAGTGGCCGCCGCCGTGCTGGCTGCCGTGGTCCCCGGGGTGGCCGGGCAACTCGCGGTCATCGTGCTGGGCGCGGTAGTGGGGCGCTGGCTGATCCGTGCGCCCCTGGAAGCGGTCCATGCGCCGTTGCAGCTGACGCTGCAGCGGCGCAGCGCCTGGATGCTGCTCGGAGCGTTCGGTGTGCTGCTGGTCGGGCTGCCGGTTCTGGCGGCCTCGGCGCAGCAGCCGACGCTGTCGCTGTTGGCCGGTTTTTACCGGGCCGGGGCTCTGGTGTTCGGCGGCGGCCACGTGGTGCTGCCGCTGCTGCAGGCCCAGGTCGTGCCCGGCGGCATGGACAACGCCACCTTTCTCGCGGGCTACGGCGCCGCGCAGGCGGTGCCCGGTCCGCTGTTCACCTTCGCGGCGTTTCTGGGTGCGGCCTCGGCCCAGGGACCGGGCGGATGGGTGGGGGCCACCGTGGCGCTACTGGCCATCTTCCTGCCCGGTTTTCTGCTCGTGGCGGGCGCCCTGCCGCTTTGGAATGCGCTACGCAGCCATCCCGCTCTGCGCAGTGCGCTCATGGGCATCAACGCCGCCGTCGTCGGCCTGCTGCTGGCGGCCTTCTACGACCCGGTGTGGACGGCCGCCATCCACACGCCGCGCGATTTCGCCCTGGCCCTGGCCGCGCTGCTGTTGCTGCAGATCTGGAAGGCCCCGCCGTGGGCCGTGGTGCTGGGCGGCGCGGCCATCATGGGCGTGCTGGGCTGA
- the ftsY gene encoding signal recognition particle-docking protein FtsY yields the protein MFRFFKRKSAPETVAPEVTVEVVPEATPSDRPMAEAVSLPAPAPTFEPALPDDDTSAQAMQVVEEAPASGWFSRLRSGLRKTGAGLNGLFGGSRIDEALYEELESALIMADAGMPATTALLADLRRRVKAARAETPMQVRALLADALADLLGPLQKPLDIGRQSPTVLMMVGVNGAGKTTTIGKLTQHLLGAGAKVLLAAGDTFRAAAREQLVAWGQRNAVQVIAQDGGDPAAVAFDAVSAGKARGMDVVIVDTAGRLPTQLHLMEELRKVRRVVAKAMDGAPHEVLLVIDANNGQNALAQVRAFDDALGLTGLVITKLDGSAKGGVIAAIARERPVPVYFIGVGEGLEDLQTFDARAFARALVGD from the coding sequence ATGTTCCGCTTCTTCAAACGCAAATCCGCTCCCGAAACCGTCGCCCCCGAGGTGACGGTCGAGGTCGTGCCCGAGGCGACGCCTTCGGACAGGCCGATGGCCGAGGCGGTCTCGCTCCCGGCGCCCGCGCCGACGTTCGAGCCTGCATTGCCGGACGACGACACGTCGGCGCAAGCCATGCAGGTCGTGGAGGAGGCGCCCGCCTCCGGCTGGTTCAGCCGCCTGCGATCAGGCCTGCGCAAGACCGGTGCGGGTTTGAACGGGCTTTTCGGCGGCAGCAGGATCGACGAAGCACTTTATGAGGAACTCGAATCCGCCCTGATCATGGCCGATGCCGGCATGCCCGCCACCACCGCCTTGCTGGCCGATCTGCGGCGGCGGGTGAAAGCAGCCCGCGCGGAGACGCCGATGCAGGTCCGCGCCTTGCTGGCCGACGCGCTGGCCGATCTGCTCGGGCCCCTGCAGAAGCCGCTTGACATCGGCCGCCAGAGCCCCACCGTCTTGATGATGGTGGGCGTCAATGGCGCGGGCAAGACCACGACCATTGGCAAGCTCACCCAGCATCTGCTGGGCGCTGGCGCGAAAGTGCTGCTGGCCGCAGGCGATACCTTCCGCGCCGCGGCGCGCGAGCAACTCGTCGCCTGGGGTCAGCGCAACGCCGTGCAGGTGATCGCCCAGGACGGGGGCGATCCGGCCGCCGTGGCGTTCGACGCCGTCAGCGCTGGCAAGGCACGCGGGATGGACGTCGTCATCGTCGATACGGCGGGCCGGCTGCCCACTCAATTGCACCTGATGGAAGAGCTCAGGAAGGTCAGGCGCGTGGTGGCCAAAGCCATGGACGGCGCCCCGCACGAGGTGCTGCTGGTCATCGACGCGAACAACGGCCAGAACGCTCTGGCGCAGGTGCGCGCCTTCGACGATGCGCTCGGCCTCACCGGCCTGGTCATCACCAAGCTCGACGGCAGCGCCAAAGGCGGGGTGATCGCCGCCATCGCCCGCGAACGGCCGGTGCCGGTGTATTTCATCGGCGTGGGCGAAGGGCTGGAGGATCTGCAGACCTTCGATGCCCGCGCGTTTGCACGGGCACTGGTCGGCGATTGA
- a CDS encoding c-type cytochrome yields the protein MWKSITLGCLIGLSVLPPTASASPSAPMRHEPRPPALLAGKTLFDEHCASCHQADGRGGARFGHVVAANLRAPHLEAVYHHSDALIVRAILQGKDEDGEHLQPPMPRWVGRLSHAQAVAIVGYLHTLH from the coding sequence ATGTGGAAATCCATCACTCTGGGCTGTCTGATCGGCCTGTCTGTTCTGCCCCCGACGGCCTCGGCATCGCCTTCGGCGCCCATGCGGCACGAGCCCCGGCCGCCCGCCTTGCTGGCCGGAAAAACCCTGTTCGATGAACATTGCGCCTCCTGCCATCAGGCGGATGGGCGCGGAGGTGCGCGGTTCGGGCATGTGGTCGCCGCCAACCTGCGGGCGCCGCATCTCGAAGCGGTGTATCACCACAGCGACGCCCTGATCGTTCGCGCCATTCTGCAAGGCAAGGACGAAGACGGCGAGCACCTTCAGCCGCCCATGCCGCGCTGGGTCGGCCGACTCTCACACGCCCAGGCCGTGGCCATCGTGGGCTACCTGCATACGCTGCACTGA